The following coding sequences lie in one Musa acuminata AAA Group cultivar baxijiao chromosome BXJ1-8, Cavendish_Baxijiao_AAA, whole genome shotgun sequence genomic window:
- the LOC135584997 gene encoding homeobox-leucine zipper protein HOX11-like isoform X2 has protein sequence MELGLRMGEAPARRPLRAAKAAPLKGLSRLDLVLGIGRSEEGEEEKGREEEVETEEKEEGEGKGSGEPPPQLNLEDLLPAPPQRSSPALLRRRWATETRNSEASMRGLDVNRSPSAEERASSSSSPNSTVSCPQMDFSAQRGGVQKGGGGGVGAAAAAVGRASSRVSDEEENGLVRKKLRLSKEQSDSLEESFKEHSTLNPKQKLALSEQLNLRPRQVEVWFQNRRARTKLKQTEVHCEYLNRCCQTLMEENRRLQKKVAELRALQTSCHDFSMHLPATTLSMCPSCERVAPTPTSNSASAAAASDHQPNSFSALIPKPRPSSLAVHPAPATSRQSSPAS, from the exons ATGGAGCTGGGACTGAGGATGGGGGAGGCGCCTGCGCGGCGGCCTTTAAGGGCAGCGAAGGCGGCGCCACTAAAGGGGTTAAGCCGGTTGGATTTGGTGCTTGGGATTGGTCGGAGCGAAGAgggtgaggaggagaagggaagagaggaagaagtggagacggaggagaaagaggagggagaGGGAAAGGGCTCTGGGGAGCCACCCCCGCAGCTCAACCTCGAGGACCTCTTGCCTGCCCCACCGCAGCGGTCTTCTCCTGCCCTGCTCCGGCGCCGATGGGCGACTGAGACCA GGAATTCCGAAGCCTCTATGCGGGGGTTGGACGTGAACCGGTCACCGTCGGCGGAGGAACGGGCGTCGTCCTCGTCGTCACCGAACAGCACCGTCTCCTGCCCTCAGATGGATTTCTCCGCCCAGCGAGGCGGCGTCCAGAAGGGCGGAGGCGGCGGGGtaggagcggcggcggcggcggtggggagGGCGTCGTCGCGGGTGAGCGACGAAGAGGAGAACGGGTTGGTGAGGAAGAAGCTCCGGCTTTCCAAGGAGCAGTCCGACTCTCTGGAAGAGAGCTTCAAGGAGCACAGCACTCTCAACCCG AAGCAGAAACTTGCTTTGTCCGAGCAGCTCAACCTGCGACCTCGACAAGTCGAGGTCTGGTTTCAGAACAGAAGAGCCAG GACGAAGCTGAAGCAGACGGAAGTGCACTGTGAGTACCTGAACCGCTGCTGCCAGACGCTGATGGAAGAGAACCGCCGCCTCCAAAAGAAGGTAGCGGAGCTGAGGGCCCTCCAGACCTCTTGCCACGACTTCTCCATGCACCTCCCAGCGACCACCCTCTCCATGTGCCCTTCCTGCGAGCGCGTCGCTCCCACCCCCACATCCAACTCCGCCTCTGCGGCCGCAGCTTCAGACCACCAGCCGAACTCCTTTTCTGCCCTGATCCCGAAGCCTCGCCCATCCTCCCTGGCCGTGCATCCTGCTCCTGCGACGTCTCGCCAGTCGTCGCCGGCCTCCTGA
- the LOC135584997 gene encoding homeobox-leucine zipper protein HOX11-like isoform X1 — protein MELGLRMGEAPARRPLRAAKAAPLKGLSRLDLVLGIGRSEEGEEEKGREEEVETEEKEEGEGKGSGEPPPQLNLEDLLPAPPQRSSPALLRRRWATETMLRMQRLWNSEASMRGLDVNRSPSAEERASSSSSPNSTVSCPQMDFSAQRGGVQKGGGGGVGAAAAAVGRASSRVSDEEENGLVRKKLRLSKEQSDSLEESFKEHSTLNPKQKLALSEQLNLRPRQVEVWFQNRRARTKLKQTEVHCEYLNRCCQTLMEENRRLQKKVAELRALQTSCHDFSMHLPATTLSMCPSCERVAPTPTSNSASAAAASDHQPNSFSALIPKPRPSSLAVHPAPATSRQSSPAS, from the exons ATGGAGCTGGGACTGAGGATGGGGGAGGCGCCTGCGCGGCGGCCTTTAAGGGCAGCGAAGGCGGCGCCACTAAAGGGGTTAAGCCGGTTGGATTTGGTGCTTGGGATTGGTCGGAGCGAAGAgggtgaggaggagaagggaagagaggaagaagtggagacggaggagaaagaggagggagaGGGAAAGGGCTCTGGGGAGCCACCCCCGCAGCTCAACCTCGAGGACCTCTTGCCTGCCCCACCGCAGCGGTCTTCTCCTGCCCTGCTCCGGCGCCGATGGGCGACTGAGACCA TGTTAAGAATGCAGCGTCTTT GGAATTCCGAAGCCTCTATGCGGGGGTTGGACGTGAACCGGTCACCGTCGGCGGAGGAACGGGCGTCGTCCTCGTCGTCACCGAACAGCACCGTCTCCTGCCCTCAGATGGATTTCTCCGCCCAGCGAGGCGGCGTCCAGAAGGGCGGAGGCGGCGGGGtaggagcggcggcggcggcggtggggagGGCGTCGTCGCGGGTGAGCGACGAAGAGGAGAACGGGTTGGTGAGGAAGAAGCTCCGGCTTTCCAAGGAGCAGTCCGACTCTCTGGAAGAGAGCTTCAAGGAGCACAGCACTCTCAACCCG AAGCAGAAACTTGCTTTGTCCGAGCAGCTCAACCTGCGACCTCGACAAGTCGAGGTCTGGTTTCAGAACAGAAGAGCCAG GACGAAGCTGAAGCAGACGGAAGTGCACTGTGAGTACCTGAACCGCTGCTGCCAGACGCTGATGGAAGAGAACCGCCGCCTCCAAAAGAAGGTAGCGGAGCTGAGGGCCCTCCAGACCTCTTGCCACGACTTCTCCATGCACCTCCCAGCGACCACCCTCTCCATGTGCCCTTCCTGCGAGCGCGTCGCTCCCACCCCCACATCCAACTCCGCCTCTGCGGCCGCAGCTTCAGACCACCAGCCGAACTCCTTTTCTGCCCTGATCCCGAAGCCTCGCCCATCCTCCCTGGCCGTGCATCCTGCTCCTGCGACGTCTCGCCAGTCGTCGCCGGCCTCCTGA
- the LOC135588079 gene encoding thioredoxin-like 3-1, chloroplastic: MATLGPSSCLLFRELCHREQGIHPFNGGGCSLVSVGGGGLYSWQPGGSRKRMWGGEVKMRGFWQNVSRPTSIEMEAINGIEDLDRILALSKELSQAIVIDWMAAWCRKCIYLKPKLEKLAAEYHPRVKFFFVDVNKVPQALVKRGNISKMPTIQLWKDGEWKAEVIGGHKAWLVMDEVREMIQKHL; the protein is encoded by the exons ATGGCAACTTTGGGTCCCAGTTCCTGCCTCCTGTTCCGAGAGCTCTGCCACCGGGAGCAGGGGATCCACCCGTTCAACGGTGGAGGGTGCTCTTTGGTGTCGGTCGGCGGCGGAGGCCTCTATTCCTGGCAACCGGGGGGCAGTAGGAAGAGGATGTGGGGAGGGGAGGTAAAGATGCGAGGTTTTTGGCAGAACGTGTCGAGGCCGACGTCCATTGAGATGGAAGCCATCAACGGGATAGAGGATCTCGATCGGATACTTGCCCTTTCCAAGGAGCTTTCTCAAGCGATAGTCATCGACTG GATGGCAGCTTGGTGTCGGAAATGCATTTATCTGAAGCCCAAGCTTGAAAAGCTTGCTGCAGAATACCATCCGAG GGTTAAGTTCTTTTTCGTGGATGTTAACAAGGTCCCTCAAGCATTGGTTAAGCGTGGTAACATCTCG AAAATGCCGACTATTCAG CTATGGAAGGATGGAGAATGGAAAGCTGAGGTAATCGGGGGACACAAAGCATGGCTTGTCATGGATGAGGTCCGGGAAATGATCCAAAAACATTTGTGA
- the LOC135589155 gene encoding protein trichome birefringence-like 1, translating into MKEATKQSLNVVSDLMVLPPLLRTRRTKVCLFAFVFAFVACTAYLAFYPRAKAAPRFNNPLSSASISTATYRSPLSSLFSHVFHNSSSSPSPRKAAPLSENMSDDGVSGRKNNPEDGTRANKGGILDAKNRPRMGIRSRGSDVTKMNQTVGEIGWQEGGDSTKNHTSNGGNGISTNDQGKDGVGSGKGSVLPAKKQARSGVPPMKEPTSGVGPPKTGGDSTAPNPTKIGGASLNDTVLATTNETTTGDAAGANGDLPAENPTVRGFARKGHRVDGDAAKNHFSSGPASTRNRTRTARPKVEKKGVSSSAEAEWISTMKGCDIFEGRWVKDDSYPLYPEGTCPHIDEPFDCYHNGRPDRSYQKLRWQPSDCQIPRLNATDMLERLRGKRLVYVGDSLNRNMWESLVCTLRNSVKDKRKVFEASGREEFRTEGSYSFVFEDYNCSVEFFRSPFLVQEWEMPIRNGEKRETLRLDIVERSSSKYKDADVIIFNTGHWWTHEKTAKGKDYYQEGNHIYSELNVEEALRKALSTWAKWVDTNVNREKSLVVFRGYSNSHFSGGQWNSGGQCDQETEPIQNDEYLTTYPSMMTLLESVIKGMKTPVSYLNITRMTDYRKDAHPSIYRTQNMTEEEMRDPEKYQDCSHWCLPGVPDSWNELLYAQLIIKQHNQLL; encoded by the exons ATGAAGGAAGCCACGAAACAGAGCTTGAACGTTGTCTCCGATTTAATGGTCCTCCCCCCCCTGCTCAGGACCCGGAGGACGAAGGTCTGCCTTTTCGCCTTCGTTTTCGCCTTTGTTGCTTGTACTGCTTACCTAGCTTTCTACCCCCGGGCGAAGGCCGCCCCTCGGTTTAACAACCCCTTGTCCTCCGCCTCTATCTCCACCGCCACCTACCGATCTCCGTTGTCGTCCCTTTTCTCTCACGTGTTTCATAATTCCTCTTCGTCGCCGTCGCCAAGAAAGGCGGCGCCTTTATCGGAAAACATGAGTGACGATGGAGTTTCGGGGAGGAAGAACAACCCGGAGGATGGCACCAGGGCAAACAAAGGTGGCATCTTGGACGCGAAGAACCGGCCACGAATGGGGATTCGGTCGCGGGGAAGTGATGTGACCAAGATGAATCAGACGGTTGGAGAAATTGGGTGGCAGGAAGGTGGTGATTCGACAAAGAATCACACGTCGAATGGCGGAAACGGGATTTCGACGAATGATCAGGGGAAGGATGGAGTTGGTTCCGGGAAAGGCTCGGTCTTGCCAGCGAAGAAACAGGCACGGAGTGGAGTCCCTCCCATGAAAGAGCCTACGTCTGGAGTTGGTCCTCCGAAAACCGGTGGTGATTCGACGGCACCAAATCCGACGAAGATTGGGGGCGCTTCTCTGAATGATACAGTCCTCGCAACTACAAATGAAACCACAACTGGAGATGCTGCTGGCGCAAATGGAGATTTACCAGCGGAGAATCCGACGGTAAGAGGATTCGCTCGAAAAGGACATCGAGTAGATGGAGATGCAGCGAAGAACCATTTCAGCAGTGGACCGGCCTCAACTCGAAATCGTACCAGAACTGCCCGTCCGAAGGTTGAGAAGAAGGGGGTTTCGAGCTCGGCAGAGGCTGAATGGATCAGTACTATGAAAGGTTGCGATATCTTTGAAGGAAGGTGGGTGAAGGACGACTCCTACCCGCTCTACCCTGAGGGAACATGCCCTCACATCGATGAACCTTTCGACTGTTACCATAATGGCAGGCCTGATCGCTCTTATCAGAAACTCCGCTGGCAACCCAGTGACTGTCAAATTCCGAG GTTGAATGCGACTGATATGTTGGAGAGATTGAGAGGAAAGCGGCTGGTATATGTTGGCGATTCATTGAACAGAAACATGTGGGAATCTTTGGTCTGCACCCTCCGGAACTCTGTCAAAGATAAAAGAAAGGTTTTTGAGGCATCCGGTAGGGAAGAATTTAGAACAGAGGGCTCCTATTCCTTCGTCTTCGAG GACTACAACTGCTCCGTGGAGTTCTTCCGCTCGCCATTTCTGGTTCAGGAGTGGGAGATGCCAATAAGGAACGGGGAGAAAAGGGAGACGCTTCGGCTCGACATTGTCGAGCGATCATCTTCCAAGTACAAAGATGCAGATGTCATCATCTTCAACACAGGGCATTGGTGGACTCATGAGAAGACCGCCAAAGG GAAAGACTACTACCAAGAAGGCAATCACATCTACAGTGAACTGAATGTGGAGGAAGCATTGCGGAAAGCTCTGAGTACGTGGGCAAAGTGGGTGGATACCAATGTGAACCGCGAGAAATCCCTGGTCGTCTTCAGGGGCTATTCCAACTCCCATTTCAG CGGGGGGCAGTGGAATTCAGGCGGGCAATGCGACCAAGAGACGGAACCCATCCAGAACGATGAATACCTCACAACATATCCATCAATGATGACTCTGCTGGAATCTGTGATCAAGGGAATGAAGACTCCTGTCTCGTATCTGAACATTACAAGAATGACAGATTACAGGAAGGATGCTCACCCTTCCATTTACCGAACGCAGAATATGACGGAGGAGGAGATGAGAGATCCAGAGAAATACCAGGATTGCAGCCACTGGTGCCTCCCTGGAGTGCCGGATTCATGGAATGAGTTACTCTATGCACAGCTGATCATCAAACAGCATAATCAACTGCTATGA
- the LOC135588080 gene encoding glutamate decarboxylase 5-like isoform X2, which yields MAVTTTKLDAGESLHSTFASRYVRASLPRFRIPEQSIPKDAAYQIINDELMLDGNPRLNLASFVTTWMEPECDRLIMAAVNKNYVDMDEYPVTTELQNRCVNMIAHLFNAPIGEDETAVGVGTVGSSEAIMLAGLAFKRKWQNKRKAEEKPYDKPNIVTGANVQVCWEKFARYFEVELKEVKLKEGYYVMDPAKAVEMVDENTICVAAILGSTLTGEFEDVKLLNDLLTEKNQETGWDTPIHVDAASGGFIAPFLYPELEWDFRLPQVKSINVSGHKYGLVYAGVGWVVWRNKEDLPEELIFHINYLGADQPTFTLNFSKGSSQIIAQYYQFIRLGFEGFRNIMENCMDNAKVLKAGIEGTETFDIVSKDVGVPLVAFSLKDSGKYTVFDVSETLRRFGWIVPAYTMPADAEHVAVLRVVIREDFSRSLAERLVTDIKKVLTDLENRWTKATMITHVKAEENPDGGGAVVPKKSVKQTHEEIARYWKRLVDRKKTSGVC from the exons ATGGCGGTAACCACCACGAAATTGGACGCCGGCGAATCGCTGCACTCCACGTTCGCTTCCAGATACGTCCGGGCATCCCTTCCCAG GTTCAGGATACCGGAGCAGTCGATCCCCAAGGATGCGGCGTACCAGATCATCAACGACGAGCTGATGCTCGACGGGAACCCGCGGTTGAATCTGGCGTCGTTCGTGACGACGTGGATGGAGCCGGAGTGCGATCGCCTCATCATGGCGGCCGTCAACAAGAACTACGTCGACATGGACGAGTACCCCGTCACCACCGAGCTCCAG AATCGCTGCGTAAATATGATAGCCCACCTTTTCAATGCCCCAATTGGGGAAGACGAAACGGCTGTTGGAGTTGGAACTGTGGGGTCCTCAGAAGCAATCATGCTTGCAGGGCTTGCATTCAAGAGGAAATGGCAGAACAAAAGAAAGGCAGAGGAGAAGCCTTACGACAAACCCAACATTGTTACCGGTGCAAATGTTCAG GTTTGCTGGGAGAAATTTGCAAGGTATTTTGAAGTTGAACTGAAAGAAGTGAAGTTGAAAGAGGGATATTATGTAATGGATCCTGCCAAGGCAGTAGAAATGGTTGATGAGAATACGATATGTGTTGCTGCCATCTTGGGTTCAACTCTCACtggagagtttgaagatgttaagcTTCTAAACGATCTCCTGACAGAAAAAAACCAAGAAACTGG GTGGGACACACCCATACATGTCGATGCTGCAAGTGGGGGATTCATAGCGCCTTTCCTCTATCCTGAACTAGAGTGGGACTTCCGGCTCCCTCAGGTGAAGAGCATAAATGTCAGCGGCCACAAATATGGCTTGGTTTATGCTGGAGTAGGTTGGGTTGTCTGGAGGAACAAAGAGGATTTACCTGAAGAGCTTATTTTCCATATTAATTATCTTGGTGCAGATCAACCTACCTTCACTCTCAACTTTTCTAAAG GATCTAGTCAGATCATTGCACAGTACTACCAGTTTATACGCTTGGGCTTTGAG GGTTTCAGAAATATCATGGAAAACTGTATGGACAATGCCAAGGTGTTGAAGGCGGGCATCGAGGGGACAGAGACATTCGACATTGTGTCCAAGGATGTGGGTGTGCCGCTCGTGGCATTCTCACTCAAGGACAGCGGCAAGTACACGGTCTTCGACGTATCGGAGACCTTGAGGAGGTTCGGATGGATCGTTCCCGCGTACACCATGCCTGCCGACGCAGAGCATGTTGCGGTGCTCCGCGTGGTGATCAGGGAGGACTTCAGCCGGAGTCTGGCGGAGCGCCTCGTGACGGATATCAAGAAGGTGTTGACAGACTTGGAAAACCGGTGGACGAAAGCCACCATGATCACCCATGTCAAAGCCGAGGAGAACCCGGACGGCGGCGGCGCCGTCGTCCCCAAGAAGAGCGTCAAGCAGACGCACGAGGAGATTGCCAGATACTGGAAGCGATTGGTGGATCGTAAGAAGACCAGCGGCGTTTGCTGA
- the LOC135588080 gene encoding glutamate decarboxylase 1-like isoform X1, whose translation MTLSAVASDADDSVAYTFASRYVREALPRFRIPEQSIPKDAAYQIINDELMLDGNPRLNLASFVTTWMEPECDRLIMAAVNKNYVDMDEYPVTTELQNRCVNMIAHLFNAPIGEDETAVGVGTVGSSEAIMLAGLAFKRKWQNKRKAEEKPYDKPNIVTGANVQVCWEKFARYFEVELKEVKLKEGYYVMDPAKAVEMVDENTICVAAILGSTLTGEFEDVKLLNDLLTEKNQETGWDTPIHVDAASGGFIAPFLYPELEWDFRLPQVKSINVSGHKYGLVYAGVGWVVWRNKEDLPEELIFHINYLGADQPTFTLNFSKGSSQIIAQYYQFIRLGFEGFRNIMENCMDNAKVLKAGIEGTETFDIVSKDVGVPLVAFSLKDSGKYTVFDVSETLRRFGWIVPAYTMPADAEHVAVLRVVIREDFSRSLAERLVTDIKKVLTDLENRWTKATMITHVKAEENPDGGGAVVPKKSVKQTHEEIARYWKRLVDRKKTSGVC comes from the exons ATGACTCTCTCGGCGGTAGCATCGGACGCCGATGATTCCGTCGCTTATACATTCGCTTCGCGATACGTTCGCGAGGCTCTTCCCCG GTTCAGGATACCGGAGCAGTCGATCCCCAAGGATGCGGCGTACCAGATCATCAACGACGAGCTGATGCTCGACGGGAACCCGCGGTTGAATCTGGCGTCGTTCGTGACGACGTGGATGGAGCCGGAGTGCGATCGCCTCATCATGGCGGCCGTCAACAAGAACTACGTCGACATGGACGAGTACCCCGTCACCACCGAGCTCCAG AATCGCTGCGTAAATATGATAGCCCACCTTTTCAATGCCCCAATTGGGGAAGACGAAACGGCTGTTGGAGTTGGAACTGTGGGGTCCTCAGAAGCAATCATGCTTGCAGGGCTTGCATTCAAGAGGAAATGGCAGAACAAAAGAAAGGCAGAGGAGAAGCCTTACGACAAACCCAACATTGTTACCGGTGCAAATGTTCAG GTTTGCTGGGAGAAATTTGCAAGGTATTTTGAAGTTGAACTGAAAGAAGTGAAGTTGAAAGAGGGATATTATGTAATGGATCCTGCCAAGGCAGTAGAAATGGTTGATGAGAATACGATATGTGTTGCTGCCATCTTGGGTTCAACTCTCACtggagagtttgaagatgttaagcTTCTAAACGATCTCCTGACAGAAAAAAACCAAGAAACTGG GTGGGACACACCCATACATGTCGATGCTGCAAGTGGGGGATTCATAGCGCCTTTCCTCTATCCTGAACTAGAGTGGGACTTCCGGCTCCCTCAGGTGAAGAGCATAAATGTCAGCGGCCACAAATATGGCTTGGTTTATGCTGGAGTAGGTTGGGTTGTCTGGAGGAACAAAGAGGATTTACCTGAAGAGCTTATTTTCCATATTAATTATCTTGGTGCAGATCAACCTACCTTCACTCTCAACTTTTCTAAAG GATCTAGTCAGATCATTGCACAGTACTACCAGTTTATACGCTTGGGCTTTGAG GGTTTCAGAAATATCATGGAAAACTGTATGGACAATGCCAAGGTGTTGAAGGCGGGCATCGAGGGGACAGAGACATTCGACATTGTGTCCAAGGATGTGGGTGTGCCGCTCGTGGCATTCTCACTCAAGGACAGCGGCAAGTACACGGTCTTCGACGTATCGGAGACCTTGAGGAGGTTCGGATGGATCGTTCCCGCGTACACCATGCCTGCCGACGCAGAGCATGTTGCGGTGCTCCGCGTGGTGATCAGGGAGGACTTCAGCCGGAGTCTGGCGGAGCGCCTCGTGACGGATATCAAGAAGGTGTTGACAGACTTGGAAAACCGGTGGACGAAAGCCACCATGATCACCCATGTCAAAGCCGAGGAGAACCCGGACGGCGGCGGCGCCGTCGTCCCCAAGAAGAGCGTCAAGCAGACGCACGAGGAGATTGCCAGATACTGGAAGCGATTGGTGGATCGTAAGAAGACCAGCGGCGTTTGCTGA
- the LOC135588078 gene encoding gamma-tubulin complex component 3-like, translating into MDDPKTRDLVKELVLRLVSPVDSPSSAAEEVPRAIGFAHRLLSSRMAPSLAPDELAIAESIKRHLAASGRSSDALAFADLHTELSARSSGPGAIRNRWALLYLLKSLSDARRREPLLHSTGTAGLPALPLDPQPSHQLPLAAKKILPPSGGVLLVSKDPENIREIALQKYADLVMDETEVSESALVRDILFVCQGINGRYVRFDKASDCYDLPESLKLPRSMRTMVRKLCELGWLFQKVRCYITESMSCFPAEEVGTVGQAFCSALQDELSDYYKLLAVLESHSSNPIPTPGSISGVPGNYLTLRRLAVWLAEPTVKMRLMAVLVDGCRGLRGGAMAGAIHGRAQHGDPLVQEFMGRLLQRVCSPLFEMVRSWVSEGELEDTFAEFFIQSQTVKAESLWQEGYQIQSAMLPSFISPALAQRILRTGKSINFLRVCCEDNGWADAAAKAAADVGTTTRRGGIVYGETHALEGLVIEAAKRIDRHLMDVIHRRYRFKDHCLAIKRYLLLGQGDFVQYLMDVVGPELSEPANTISSFQLAGLLETAIRASNSQYDDRDILDRLKVKMMDHSDGDRGWDVFSLEYDARVPLDTVFTASVMKKYLKIFNFLWKLKRVEHALIGVWKMMKPNSIISCIFTKEGVAVKTQFVSVLRRCQVLWNEMNHFVTNFQYYIMFEVLEVSWSQFSEEMNAAKDLDDLLAAHEKYLNSIVEKSLLGERSQGLIRILFVLFDLILRLRSHAERWFEHIFELQVRGRSKSRIKMMGAGPWFVGDRKAMMQLAGEFLGRMGEDLDKIAKEYSASLDDFISQLPIQQHVDLKFLLFRLDFTEYYSRLVPSK; encoded by the exons ATGGACGACCCTAAAACCCGCGATCTCGTCAAGGAGCTCGTTCTCCGCCTGGTATCTCCCGTCGACtccccctcctccgccgccgaAGAGGTCCCCCGCGCTATCGGCTTCGCCCATCGGCTCCTCTCCAGCCGCATGGCTCCCTCCCTCGCCCCCGATGAGCTCGCCATAGCCGAGTCCATCAAGCGCCATCTCGCGGCTTCCGGCCGATCCTCCGATGCCCTCGCCTTCGCCGACCTTCACACCGAGCTCTCCGCCCGTTCCTCCGGCCCCGGTGCCATCCGCAACCGTTGGGCCCTCCTCTACCTCCTCAAGTCTCTCTCCGATGCCCGCCGACGCGAGCCCCTCCTCCATTCTACGGGGACTGCCGGCCTGCCCGCTCTTCCCCTCGACCCTCAGCCCAGCCACCAACTGCCTTTGGCGGCCAAGAAAATTCTACCCCCATCCGGCGGCGTTCTCCTCGTCTCCAAGGATCCAGAGAACATTCGTGAGATCGCACTTCAAAAGTATGCGGATCTGGTCATGGACGAGACAGAGGTTTCGGAATCGGCCCTCGTGAGGGATATCCTCTTTGTTTGCCAGGGAATCAATGGGCGGTATGTGAGGTTCGACAAGGCATCAGACTGCTATGATCTTCCGGAGTCGTTGAAGTTGCCAAGATCCATGAGGACGATGGTTCGTAAGCTTTGTGAACTAGGATGGCTTTTCCAAAAGGTAAGGTGTTACATCACTGAGAGCATGAGCTGCTTCCCGGCTGAGGAGGTTGGTACAGTTGGACAGGCCTTCTGCTCTGCTCTCCAGGATGAGCTTTCCGACTATTACAAGCTTTTGGCAGTGCTTGAATCCCATTCCTCGAATCCAATTCCCACTCCAGGCTCCATTTCTGGAGTGCCTGGGAATTACCTTACTTTGAGACGGCTTGCGGTCTGGCTTGCCGAACCGACGGTTAAAATGCGATTGATGGCAGTTCTGGTGGATGGGTGTCGAGGTCTGAGAGGTGGAGCAATGGCTGGAGCAATACATGGGCGGGCACAGCATGGGGATCCGTTGGTACAGGAGTTCATGGGCCGGCTTCTCCAAAGGGTCTGCTCGCCTTTGTTTGAGATGGTCCGGAGTTGGGTCTCGGAAGGGGAATTGGAGGATACTTTTGCTGAGTTCTTCATACAAAGCCAAACTGTAAAGGCTGAGTCGTTATGGCAAGAAGGCTATCAAATCCAGTCTGCAATGCTGCCTTCTTTCATTTCTCCTGCTTTGGCACAAAGGATCTTGAGGACAGGAAAGTCCATCAATTTCCTCAGAGTTTGCTGTGAGGACAATGGTTGGGCTGATGCTGCCGCCAAAGCAGCAGCTGATGTCGGGACCACTACAAGGAGGGGTGGGATTGTGTATGGGGAGACACATGCTCTGGAAGGACTTGTTATAGAGGCAGCTAAGAGGATTGATCGTCATTTGATGGATGTGATTCACAGGCGGTATCGGTTCAAGGACCATTGCTTGGCAATCAAACGATACTTGCTTCTTGGCCAGGGTGACTTTGTGCAGTACTTGATGGATGTTGTGGGCCCAGAGCTATCAGAGCCTGCCAACACAATCAGCTCATTCCAGTTGGCAGGGTTGCTAGAGACTGCAATCCGTGCATCCAACTCCCAGTATGATGATCGTGATATTCTAGATCGTTTAAAGGTAAAGATGATGGATCATAGTGATGGTGACAGAGGATGGGATGTGTTCTCATTGGAGTATGATGCAAGGGTGCCTCTGGACACAGTTTTTACAGCATCTGTCATGAAGAAATATCTCAAGATTTTCAATTTTTTGTGGAAGCTAAAACGTGTTGAACATGCATTGATCGGGGTATGGAAGATGATGAAACCAAATTCTATAATTTCTTGTATTTTCACCAAAGAAGGTGTTGCAGTTAAAACACAGTTTGTCTCTGTTCTACGAAGATGCCAAGTATTGTGGAATGAGATGAACCATTTTGTGACAAACTTTCAGTACTATATAATGTTTGAGGTCCTTGAGGTTTCATGGTCACAGTTCTCAGAAGAAATGAATGCTGCAAAAGATTTAGATGATCTGCTTGCAGCTCATGAGAAGTATCTCAACTCAATTGTGGAGAAGTCTCTTCTAGGAGAGCGATCTCAAGGTCTTATTAGGATTCTCTTTGTTCTATTTGATCTTATATTGCGGCTTCGGAGCCATGCAGAGAGGTGGTTCGAGCATATATTTGAGTTGCAAGTCAG AGGGAGGAGCAAATCAAGGATAAAAATGATGGGGGCAGGTCCATGGTTTGTTGGGGATAGGAAGGCCATGATGCAACTTGCTGGTGAATTTCTTGGGAGAATGGGTGAAGACTTGGACAAGATTGCAAAAGAGTATTCTGCATCACTTGATGATTTTATCTCTCAGTTGCCCATTCAGCAACATGTCGATTTGAAGTTTCTCCTCTTTCGTTTGGACTTTACCGAATATTATAGTCGGCTTGTGCCTAGTAAGTAG